From a region of the Halanaerobium hydrogeniformans genome:
- a CDS encoding aldose 1-epimerase family protein: MYKIENEELLVEFELLGAQMRRLKSKVKDKDYLWHGDAKYWKRSAPVLFPIVGRLKNDEYQFEGKKYSLSQHGFARDKDFELRENKEKRILFRLIHSQATLEVYPFKFELYIEYRLKKNRLEIEYRVKNIDDRDIYFSIGAHPAFYWPLDKNLSKEDYILEFEQPENLKRHLLNEKGLLTAESEDFLKDSRKIELNEELFKADALVFKDPKSQSITLKSSLSNDELKLNFESFPYLGIWSKAEGAPFICIEPWYGIADSADSEGDLKNKEGIIRLKSEAEFYCQHSIEIK; the protein is encoded by the coding sequence ATGTATAAAATTGAGAACGAAGAACTTTTAGTCGAATTTGAGCTGCTTGGTGCTCAGATGAGAAGGCTTAAATCAAAAGTTAAGGATAAAGATTATTTGTGGCACGGAGATGCTAAATACTGGAAGCGAAGTGCTCCAGTATTATTTCCCATTGTGGGCAGGTTAAAAAATGATGAATATCAATTTGAAGGTAAAAAATACAGCCTTTCTCAGCATGGTTTCGCCAGAGATAAGGACTTTGAGCTCAGAGAAAATAAAGAGAAGAGGATATTATTCCGTCTTATCCACTCTCAGGCTACTCTGGAGGTTTATCCTTTTAAATTTGAACTCTACATAGAATATAGACTAAAGAAAAATAGGCTAGAAATAGAATATCGGGTTAAAAATATAGATGACAGAGACATCTATTTTTCCATCGGGGCTCACCCTGCATTTTACTGGCCGCTTGATAAAAATTTGAGCAAAGAAGATTATATTTTAGAATTCGAGCAGCCGGAAAACTTAAAACGACATTTATTAAATGAAAAAGGTCTTTTGACAGCTGAAAGTGAAGATTTTTTAAAAGACAGCAGAAAAATAGAGCTTAATGAAGAATTATTTAAAGCTGATGCTCTGGTTTTTAAAGATCCTAAATCACAGAGTATTACTTTAAAATCTTCCCTATCCAATGATGAGCTAAAACTTAACTTTGAATCCTTTCCCTATCTGGGTATCTGGTCAAAAGCTGAAGGTGCTCCCTTTATATGTATAGAGCCCTGGTATGGAATAGCTGATTCTGCTGACTCCGAGGGCGATCTAAAAAATAAAGAAGGAATAATTAGACTCAAAAGCGAAGCAGAGTTTTACTGTCAGCACAGTATCGAAATCAAATAA